The following coding sequences lie in one Arachis hypogaea cultivar Tifrunner chromosome 4, arahy.Tifrunner.gnm2.J5K5, whole genome shotgun sequence genomic window:
- the LOC112797073 gene encoding adenylosuccinate synthetase 2, chloroplastic, with the protein MNISHLTLDSHTLFNPQRPSFSFLRCTSRNVVVCSSKSVAPPLPPKLATAQSSDGRIGSLSQVSGVLGCQWGDEGKGKLVDILAQHFEVVARCQGGANAGHTIYNAEGKKFALHLVPSGILNEDTLCVIGNGVVVHLPGLFKEIDGLESSGVSCQGRILISDRAHLLFDFHQEVDGLREAELAKSFIGTTKRGIGPCYASKANRNGIRVSDLRHMDTFPQKLDVLLSDAASRFKDFKYGPEMLKEEVEKYKRYAERLEPFIADTVHVMNDAITQKKKILVEGGQATMLDIDFGTYPFVTSSSPSAGGICTGLGIAPRVVGDLIGVVKAYTTRVGSGPFPTEILGPGGDLLRFAGQEFGTTTGRPRRCGWLDVVALKYSCQINGFSSLNLTKLDVLSDLDEIKLGVSYKHADGTPVKSFPSDLRLLEQLEVEYETLAGWKSDISKIRKYSDLPKVAQQYVERIEELVGVPIHYIGVGPGRDALIFK; encoded by the exons ATGAACATCTCACACCTTACACTGGATTCCCACACGCTCTTCAACCCTCAACGCCCTTCATTCTCCTTTCTCCGTTGCACATCTCGAAACGTCGTCGTATGCTCATCCAAGTCCGTAGCCCCTCCTCTTCCGCCCAAGCTCGCCACCGCCCAATCCTCCGACGGTCGAATCGGGTCTCTCAGTCAGGTCTCTGGCGTCTTGGGTTGCCAATGGGGCGATGAGGGCAAAGGCAAGCTCGTCGACATCTTAGCTCAACACTTCGAGGTCGTTGCTCGTTGTCAG GGTGGAGCTAATGCTGGGCATACCATTTACAATGCAGAAGGAAAGAAGTTTGCTCTTCATCTTGTTCCTTCTGGTATTCTTAACGAGGATACCCTTTGTGTTATTGGGAATGGAGTTGTGGTGCATCTTCCGGGGCTCTTTAAGGAAATTGATGGCCTTGAATCGAGTGGGGTCTCTTGCCAGGGGAGGATTTTGATATCTGATCGTGCTCACTTGTTGTTTGATTTCCACCAAGAAGTTGATGGGTTAAGGGAAGCCGAACTTGCTAAATCTTTCATTGGCACGACCAAGAGAGGCATTGGGCCATGCTACGCTAGCAAGGCTAACCGTAATGGTATTAGGGTAAGTGATTTGAGGCACATGGATACTTTCCCGCAGAAGCTTGATGTTTTGTTATCAGATGCAGCATCAAGGTTCAAAGATTTTAAATATGGTCCAGAAATGCTcaaggaagaagtagaaaagtacaagagatatGCTGAGAGGCTGGAACCATTTATTGCAGATACTGTGCATGTCATGAATGATGCTATAACACAAAAGAAGAAGATTTTGGTTGAAGGAGGTCAAGCAACCATGTTGGACATTGATTTTGGAACTTATCCATTTGTTACGTCGTCTAGCCCGTCAGCTGGTGGGATATGCACTGGTCTTGGTATTGCTCCAAGAGTTGTTGGTGACTTAATAGGAGTG GTGAAAGCGTACACTACAAGAGTTGGTTCTGGTCCCTTTCCAACAGAAATTTTGGGTCCAGGGGGTGATCTCCTTAGATTTGCTGGGCAAGAGTTTGGTACAACTACTGGTCGTCCTCGACGATGTGGTTGGCTTGATGTAGTTGCGCTGAAATACTCCTGCCAGATCAATGGTTTTTCATCGTTGAATCTCACTAAGCTAGATGTTTTATCAGATCTTGATGAGATAAAGTTAGGAGTCTCTTATAAACATGCTGATGGTACACCAGTCAAATCATTCCCTTCAGATCTCCGTCTTCTTGAGCAATTGGAG GTGGAATATGAAACACTTGCTGGATGGAAATCTGACATCTCTAAGATCAGAAAATATTCTGACCTTCCGAAGGTTGCCCAGCAGTATGTGGAAAGGATAGAAGAACTTGTTGGTGTCCCCATTCACTACATTGGTGTTGGGCCAGGACGCGACGCCCTCATATTCAAGTGA
- the LOC112797074 gene encoding protein BTR1-like gives MLLPPSRIAASSSSTSVRQFLVFICSIALLPPSVGRSVTIVFVWSSQILPTHHRLLSCVRRLASVSVTILPPLLRLLRRKTHLHSSFLPSSSESRSSTKKKTLDFDDSEEKPTYVRFLASNSAAGSVIGKGGSTITDFQSQSGARIQLSHNHEFFPGTTDRIIMVSGGINEILRAVELILSKLLSELQSEDENDAEPKTKVRLIVPNGSCGGIIGKGGSTIRSFIEESQAGIKISPQNNNYYGLNDRLVTLTGTLDDNKCFNT, from the exons atgcttcttcctccttcaagaatCGCAGCTTCTTCTTCCTCGACCTCGGTGCGTCAGTTCCTGGTATTCATCTGCTCCATCGCGCTCCTGCCGCCGTCCGTCGGGCGCTCAGTCACCATCGTCTTCGTCTGGTCGTCGCAGATTCTTCCAACCCACCACCGTCTTCTGAGTTGTGTTCGTCGCCTGGCCTCTGTCTCCGTCACGATTCTGCCCCCTCTTCTTAGACTGCTCAGAAGAAAAACCCATCTCCATTCCAGTTTCCTTCCTTCGAGTTCAGAGAGCAGAAGCTCAACCAAGAAAAAAACCTTAGACTTCGACG ATTCTGAAGAGAAGCCAACATATGTTAGGTTTCTTGCATCAAACTCTGCAGCTGGTTCTGTTATTGGAAAGGGTGGTTCAACCATCACTGATTTTCAGTCACAATCTGGGGCACGAATCCAGTTATCACACAACCATGAATTCTTTCCTGGGACTACTGATAGGATTATCATGGTATCTGGTGGAATAAATGAAATCCTAAGAGCTGTTGAACTTATTCTGTCTAAGTTGCTCAGTGAG CTTCAAAGTGAGGATGAAAATGATGCTGAGCCAAAAACAAAAGTGAGACTCATCGTTCCAAATGGTTCTTGTGGTGGTATAATTGGCAAGGGAGGTTCTACCATTAG GTCATTCATTGAAGAATCTCAGGCTGGAATTAAGATATCTCCTCAGAATAATAATTATTACGGACTGAATGATAGGCTAGTGACACTGACAGGAACTCTTGATGATAACAAATGCTTCAATACGTGA